In one window of Haloarcula halophila DNA:
- a CDS encoding MFS transporter: protein MTDLTDGRPFAAGSESRWTTIAAGWLLLLFVGAYLITPASLLPLVMSDLGITEATAAALVSMPQVAATVIGIPVGIYLDRVETRVTVPCAAAVLLVGSAGDWVAASGGTVSLLIASRLFAGVGMFVLWVVCINVAASTFPPTRRATATSVIISGYPAGYALGHLGAPRVAAVVGWPGVFPAFGVAVLVTSVAFYVAVGRVSRFHTSTEPMTLLGFKQVVRNRNVWAVLAVTVLGYSLYMMFNSWMPTYITRRFGVPLAESGAFVALFPAVGVFARPIGGWLSDAVLGQRRRPVFAGSFVGATVLAVAMFYSTTIAVLVTILVLAGVFVQLQIGLMYQSIQEFVEPRAAGTAVSLASVAGWLGSFVAPVVAGELVASTGIDAALFVFAVGLGLTGGLTVWQMAESGESTALV from the coding sequence GTGACCGACCTGACTGACGGCCGTCCGTTCGCCGCCGGGTCAGAAAGTCGGTGGACAACCATCGCGGCCGGATGGCTGCTGCTTCTGTTCGTCGGTGCTTACCTGATCACGCCAGCCAGTCTCCTCCCGCTGGTGATGAGCGACCTCGGAATCACCGAGGCCACAGCGGCCGCCCTCGTCTCGATGCCCCAGGTCGCTGCAACAGTGATTGGGATTCCAGTCGGAATTTATCTGGACCGCGTCGAGACCCGTGTGACGGTGCCATGTGCAGCAGCCGTGCTCCTCGTCGGCAGCGCTGGTGACTGGGTCGCTGCCAGCGGGGGCACCGTTTCGTTGTTGATCGCCTCGCGATTGTTCGCAGGCGTCGGGATGTTCGTGCTGTGGGTGGTCTGCATCAACGTCGCAGCGAGTACGTTTCCACCGACGAGGCGGGCGACAGCGACGTCTGTGATCATCTCCGGCTATCCGGCGGGATACGCGCTCGGGCACCTGGGTGCGCCACGCGTCGCCGCGGTCGTTGGCTGGCCGGGGGTGTTTCCAGCCTTCGGCGTCGCGGTGCTGGTGACGTCGGTCGCCTTCTACGTCGCTGTCGGGCGCGTATCGCGGTTCCACACGTCTACGGAACCGATGACGCTACTCGGGTTCAAACAGGTGGTTCGGAACCGGAACGTGTGGGCGGTTCTCGCCGTCACGGTGCTGGGCTACTCGCTGTATATGATGTTCAACTCCTGGATGCCGACGTACATCACCCGACGGTTCGGCGTCCCGCTGGCGGAGAGCGGCGCGTTCGTCGCGCTGTTTCCCGCCGTCGGGGTCTTCGCTCGCCCGATCGGTGGGTGGCTCTCGGATGCGGTGCTGGGCCAACGGCGACGGCCCGTCTTCGCCGGTTCGTTCGTCGGAGCGACGGTGCTCGCGGTCGCGATGTTTTACAGCACGACGATCGCGGTGCTGGTCACGATACTCGTTCTCGCAGGGGTGTTCGTCCAGCTCCAGATCGGGTTGATGTACCAGTCGATACAGGAGTTCGTTGAGCCTCGGGCCGCTGGGACGGCCGTCTCACTGGCGAGCGTGGCCGGGTGGTTGGGATCGTTCGTCGCACCCGTAGTGGCTGGGGAGTTAGTCGCCAGCACGGGGATCGACGCCGCCCTGTTCGTGTTCGCGGTCGGTCTCGGCCTGACTGGTGGACTTACTGTCTGGCAGATGGCCGAGTCCGGCGAGTCTACGGCGCTAGTCTGA
- a CDS encoding helix-turn-helix domain-containing protein translates to MTGIKAAVRIEHPDIVLTETVAHDRTSSVRSVSEAGTDPTSGKFFYRVESSDFPRFEDGLRKDHTVGEFERVIETGDGKAIYSFGYTDEAKIFSPVISTENGVVLDMENDGDAWIFTVWLPERTNLAALWDTARRHDIDIELLRVNQYTSLGSTDAGLTDSQREALLVALEAGYFEEPRNATLGEVAAELDISQPAAGGLLRRGIERLIVSSLAEESDRPD, encoded by the coding sequence ATGACTGGTATTAAAGCTGCTGTGCGAATCGAGCATCCCGACATAGTGCTCACAGAGACCGTCGCACACGACCGAACTTCGAGCGTCAGATCGGTGTCAGAGGCAGGGACCGACCCGACCTCAGGAAAGTTCTTCTACCGTGTAGAGTCGTCTGACTTCCCCCGGTTCGAAGACGGACTGCGGAAGGACCACACCGTTGGCGAATTTGAGCGGGTGATTGAAACCGGAGACGGGAAAGCGATCTACAGTTTCGGGTATACCGACGAAGCAAAGATCTTCTCGCCGGTCATCTCGACCGAGAACGGTGTCGTGCTCGATATGGAGAACGACGGAGACGCCTGGATATTCACCGTCTGGCTGCCCGAACGGACGAACTTAGCTGCTCTTTGGGATACTGCGCGACGGCACGACATCGACATCGAGTTACTGCGTGTGAACCAGTATACCAGTTTAGGCTCGACGGACGCCGGGTTGACCGACAGTCAACGGGAGGCACTACTCGTCGCACTGGAAGCGGGGTACTTCGAGGAACCACGGAACGCAACGCTCGGCGAGGTCGCCGCTGAACTGGACATCTCGCAGCCGGCGGCCGGCGGGCTCCTTCGACGTGGAATCGAGCGACTCATCGTCTCGTCTCTGGCGGAGGAGAGTGACCGACCTGACTGA
- a CDS encoding aminomethyltransferase family protein, whose translation MYHPRAFIDPEDGGAEAEYDLLVNHVALWDVAVERQIRVKGPDAEAFVNFVITRDATDIEPMRGKYAICCTEDGGILNDFVLLRPDDDEFWFSIADADLLQWLEGVTVGNDFEVDIDEIDVSPMQVQGPKSPDVIESLIDAGIEDVPYYGLLEATINDIPVLVSQTGFSGEAGFEIYVREATTNAEAVWNPVLETVKDHGGAAAPVNGRRRIAAGILSLGQDMDYETSPFQVNLGYQVPDDKEADYIGKTELERQKEAIEDGVYPFKHKLVGLKMAGEPIIEWASDFWLISDPETGEECGYLTSAGWNPELEANLALGYVPAEMLQAATDGPLDDSIYDADIDLEFEVHLPDEYAEEPGEPVYATVAKVPFKQSANPSAREQAKIHARDGTEE comes from the coding sequence ATGTATCACCCCCGGGCGTTCATCGACCCCGAGGACGGCGGGGCGGAAGCCGAGTACGACCTGCTAGTGAACCACGTCGCGCTGTGGGATGTCGCGGTTGAGCGTCAGATCCGTGTCAAGGGCCCCGACGCCGAGGCGTTCGTCAACTTCGTCATCACGCGGGACGCGACAGATATCGAACCGATGCGGGGTAAATACGCCATCTGCTGCACCGAGGACGGCGGCATCCTCAACGACTTCGTCCTGTTGCGCCCCGACGACGACGAGTTCTGGTTCTCCATCGCCGACGCGGATCTGCTGCAGTGGCTGGAGGGCGTCACGGTCGGGAACGATTTCGAGGTTGATATCGACGAGATCGATGTCTCGCCGATGCAAGTACAGGGCCCGAAATCCCCCGACGTGATTGAGTCGCTCATTGACGCCGGGATCGAAGACGTTCCGTACTACGGCCTGTTGGAAGCGACGATCAACGATATCCCGGTGTTGGTGAGTCAAACGGGCTTCTCCGGGGAGGCGGGCTTCGAGATCTATGTCCGTGAGGCGACGACGAACGCCGAGGCAGTGTGGAACCCGGTTCTGGAAACCGTCAAAGACCACGGCGGTGCCGCGGCGCCGGTGAACGGTCGTCGACGGATTGCCGCCGGGATCCTGTCGCTGGGGCAGGATATGGACTACGAGACGTCGCCGTTCCAGGTCAATCTCGGCTACCAAGTCCCCGACGACAAGGAGGCCGACTACATCGGGAAAACCGAACTGGAACGCCAGAAGGAAGCCATCGAAGACGGCGTGTATCCATTCAAGCACAAACTGGTGGGACTGAAAATGGCCGGCGAGCCGATCATCGAGTGGGCCTCGGACTTCTGGCTCATCTCCGACCCCGAGACGGGCGAAGAGTGTGGCTACCTGACCTCGGCGGGATGGAATCCGGAGCTCGAAGCCAACCTCGCCCTCGGCTACGTACCGGCAGAGATGCTCCAGGCCGCGACCGACGGTCCGCTTGACGACTCGATCTACGACGCCGACATCGACTTGGAGTTTGAGGTACACCTCCCGGATGAGTATGCAGAGGAGCCCGGCGAACCTGTTTATGCGACGGTAGCGAAGGTCCCGTTCAAGCAGTCGGCCAATCCTAGTGCCCGCGAACAGGCCAAGATTCACGCTAGGGACGGAACGGAGGAGTGA